The bacterium genomic interval ACCGCATGATAGCCCTGCCCGAGCAGAATCACCGTATCGCCGATGCCGACTCTAAGGTGTTTGGCCAGACCCTCAGCCAGAAGAACTCCCTTGTCCTCGGAGCGAAGATAACGGCCTTTCTCCACGCGCTCCTGCAGACCGGTCAAGAGATTTTCGCTCACCGGGTCCGTTCCGATCACCATCACTCCGTCCGTCACGTCTCCGCACGATGCCAGCGCGAACGATTCCAACCGGGGAGCGATCTGCGTCACGTATTCCGTCTTCGCAATCGCTCTTAGCAGCGAATCCGAAGCCACGTAGCTGCGGTCAATAGACTGGTTCTCATAATAGCCGGGCGCGTGCACCTGAACGTAGCCGGTGAAGAACGACACCATGTTGTTGATCGAGTGCCGGTAGAAACCGATCTGCATCGAGCGCGTGAGCAGCGCGATGATGACCGCGAACACAACAGACGCGATGGAGATCAGGCTCCGCTTCTTGTTGCGCCAGATGTTGCGCCAGGCCAGTTTCAGATAAAGTCCCATAATGAAAAGAGTCTTCTTGCGCAGTGGCGAATCTCCAGATTCGCCCAAACATGCTCGTTCCCGAACTTGCTACCGTACCCGTTTCATGTTCTGCTCGGAGAAAAACGAATCATCGAGCGGTTTGTCCCACTCCGCCGAATGATAAACGATTTCCGTGTATTGGTTGGGCTTGTCGGCGGGGATCATGCGGAATATCGTCGGGATCACGCGTCCACCGAGGTCCTTGATGTCGGAGAGAATCATCGTATTGATGAGTTCGCCCTGCTCATCGTAGTATTCGGCCAGGAGTTCCAGTTCGTCCTTCTTCGTGATCCACAGAAAAACCTTGTCCCACACCACGGCCGCATCGGGATTGGGCACCATCTCGATTTTCCAGCACTCCCGCCCAGCGAGCACCGTATCCCCCGCGATGGCGTGTGTGTAATCGTGGACGATGGAGGACTCCTTCACCAGATCGTCGTTGGTGAAGTCCGAGCCCATCCACGACTGCATCATCATCGAAGGCGGAATCTTGATGACCTTTTCCACCGCCGGGACCCAGTTCCACACTTCGTTCTTCCGCTTGAGAAACGTGCTTCCCTGGTCGCGGGCCGGAGCGGTGATGAGAATCAGCGAATAGTCGTAGCCTTTCGACCAGCTTTTCATCGTGACTTCCCGCGACCAGTCGGGCCGCACCACCGTCATCGTCATTTCCGAGTAGGCGGTGGTTCCGCGCATCCGCTCATCGGCCCGCCGCACGATTTCCGTCGCGTCTTGCGCGAGAGCGGTGTAGGCCAACGACAATAAGAAGAGGCCAACAAGGATTCTGATAGGAGAGTTTTTCACGATGGATTCCTGAGACCGTTTAGAATGAAGGCTTTCACCTCGGCCGCCAGCGCCGGTTCTTCGAGTGGTCCCGGCTGCCCGGTGATTCGCGGAACGAGAAACGAGGTGGTGTCGAGAAACGTGTAGATCATTTCGGTTTCTATTTCCGGATTCACCGGCCGAAACTCGCCGCGCTGAATGCCCAACTTAAGAATCTCCCGTAAAACCAGAAACGTCGGCCACACCTTCCATTCCTCGGACAGCGAACCAAACGCCAGCAGGATATCCTGATCGGAGAGTACCATGCGAAAGATCTGCCGTTGCCGCGCGAGATCGAAGTAGGCTTCGATAAAGTCATCCAACTGCCGCGCCGCTGCCTTGTCCGGCGATGAAGTGGCTCGCCACCTGTCCACGATTTCATCGGCAGCGTGCATCGTCAGCCGCGCCACCAAGTCCGCCTTGTCCTTGAACAGCTCATAGAAGGTCCGCTTCGAGGCCCCCGCCGCGCGGCAGATCTCCTCGACCGTGGTCTTCCGGTATCCATAGCGAACCAACAGCGGCTCTGCAGCTTGAAAGAACTTCCGCCGCCGCTCGCTGGCAGAGCCATCGTCGGGAGCCAGTTCGTTTGATGTCCGGGCGATCATTCTTTGGCTGTGGGGAACATGCTTGGATAGAGGAGGGGCGTGTCAGAAAAACGAGATTCGTATCATCGTTTAATAGACGCAACACAGTCCTGATTGTTCCCCTGCGCAGAAATCGGTTTATTCACAGAAATCATTATAAAACAAATGTAAAGGAGGGAATAAAAAAAGACAAGGCCCCGATCTCTTGCGAGAAATCGGGGCCAGGAGAGGAGAAAGCGAGACCGGTTACGGAGCTACCGTTACCACCGGGCAGTTGACCGTGGCCACGCCCTCAGCCAGTGTCATCGCCGACATCGCACTCGACCAGTCGCTCACCGCGTCGAAGTCCATGTTGTCATAGACGTCCACGTCCCACAGCGGCGAATAGCTGGCATCGCCGGGTAGAGTCTGAACCACGTTATGCGTCTGATCCGTGCCCATTTCCGTGCGGAAACCCGAAGGCGGTCCGCCGCCTGTCTGGTCAGGATTGATGTTGAACGTGACCAGA includes:
- a CDS encoding outer membrane lipoprotein-sorting protein, which gives rise to MRGTTAYSEMTMTVVRPDWSREVTMKSWSKGYDYSLILITAPARDQGSTFLKRKNEVWNWVPAVEKVIKIPPSMMMQSWMGSDFTNDDLVKESSIVHDYTHAIAGDTVLAGRECWKIEMVPNPDAAVVWDKVFLWITKKDELELLAEYYDEQGELINTMILSDIKDLGGRVIPTIFRMIPADKPNQYTEIVYHSAEWDKPLDDSFFSEQNMKRVR
- a CDS encoding TetR/AcrR family transcriptional regulator, whose amino-acid sequence is MIARTSNELAPDDGSASERRRKFFQAAEPLLVRYGYRKTTVEEICRAAGASKRTFYELFKDKADLVARLTMHAADEIVDRWRATSSPDKAAARQLDDFIEAYFDLARQRQIFRMVLSDQDILLAFGSLSEEWKVWPTFLVLREILKLGIQRGEFRPVNPEIETEMIYTFLDTTSFLVPRITGQPGPLEEPALAAEVKAFILNGLRNPS